The following are encoded in a window of Roseivirga misakiensis genomic DNA:
- a CDS encoding DUF6090 family protein gives MAKQKISWKQHFIELIVVIIGISIAFTLEGWSDSKKERKLEQNYLNSIKSDLEKDRTDLQLIYDSTNTVLRYVGEVFYFIGTNAPLESYKFHHATSGYLATHFYPKNGTYTSMVNSGDLNLIQDFELRADLSDLYNVEYKELERADRVVQNLSDNHIQPYIISNIEFTRDKSENGILDDAPLKTKKAFNLLGSYYNLLSGRQMAYQKMIAKCDSLIVRIENLK, from the coding sequence ATGGCCAAGCAAAAAATTTCCTGGAAACAGCACTTTATAGAACTGATTGTCGTCATCATCGGCATAAGTATAGCCTTTACATTAGAGGGGTGGTCTGACTCGAAAAAGGAAAGAAAACTAGAGCAAAACTATCTGAACTCGATCAAATCAGACCTAGAAAAGGATAGAACAGATTTGCAGCTGATCTACGATTCTACCAATACCGTATTGCGTTACGTTGGTGAAGTATTCTACTTTATAGGAACCAACGCTCCTTTAGAATCTTACAAGTTCCACCATGCGACGAGTGGATATTTAGCGACTCATTTTTATCCAAAAAATGGGACATATACCTCAATGGTTAACTCGGGAGATTTAAACCTAATTCAAGATTTTGAGCTTCGCGCCGATTTGTCCGACTTATATAATGTAGAATATAAGGAATTGGAAAGAGCCGATAGGGTGGTGCAAAACTTATCAGATAATCATATACAGCCTTATATCATATCAAATATTGAATTTACGAGGGATAAAAGTGAAAATGGTATCTTGGATGATGCGCCTTTAAAGACCAAAAAAGCATTTAACCTGCTGGGTAGTTATTATAACCTTTTGAGCGGTCGGCAAATGGCCTATCAAAAGATGATAGCCAAGTGTGATTCATTAATTGTGAGAATTGAAAATTTAAAATAG
- a CDS encoding AI-2E family transporter — protein MTEIDNSNLRTIKNILILFAAILVIVIIKTLSGLLIPLAFALFVGILLSPIIEFLERKGWPYSVSITVITILTLGFIFLIGLVVFDTATQIVAEKGKLLSQMETRFEVILSQIEFIPGVKELEADGFTNALNRIISKDFIMNTSGVVAGQLGTFTFNFILSAVYLVAVLGSIVKYEMYINYLEGDDQHGKERLINSFVEVKSSIVSYMKVKFFTSFCTGLFFGVLSWIFGIDFALFWGFLAFLLNFIPTVGSIAATIPPVLLGLIQIDSSGSFVLFIALLIATQFVWGNIIEPLLMGSSVALNTVTVILGLVIWGYIWGISGMLLSVPLIVMARVILAQIPDADLLVKLMGRSKLKEAE, from the coding sequence ATGACGGAAATAGACAATTCCAACCTTCGTACGATAAAAAACATACTAATCCTCTTTGCGGCGATTTTGGTGATTGTGATTATAAAAACGCTATCAGGTCTACTAATCCCTCTCGCTTTCGCCCTTTTTGTGGGTATTTTACTCTCACCGATCATTGAATTCCTTGAGCGGAAAGGATGGCCTTATTCAGTTAGCATTACCGTAATTACCATTCTTACGCTAGGTTTTATCTTCTTAATCGGTCTTGTTGTTTTCGATACTGCTACCCAAATCGTCGCTGAAAAGGGAAAACTTCTTTCCCAAATGGAAACTCGTTTTGAAGTCATTTTAAGTCAAATTGAATTTATTCCGGGTGTTAAAGAGCTCGAAGCCGATGGTTTTACCAATGCGCTTAACCGCATAATTTCAAAAGATTTCATTATGAATACATCTGGAGTAGTCGCGGGTCAGCTAGGTACATTCACTTTTAACTTTATACTGAGCGCAGTTTATCTAGTGGCCGTGCTGGGTAGTATTGTGAAGTATGAAATGTACATTAACTATCTAGAAGGTGACGATCAACATGGTAAAGAGCGACTCATTAATTCATTTGTGGAAGTGAAATCTTCTATTGTGAGCTACATGAAGGTTAAGTTCTTCACAAGTTTCTGTACCGGACTGTTCTTTGGTGTACTAAGCTGGATATTCGGCATTGACTTCGCCCTTTTCTGGGGATTTCTAGCCTTCTTACTCAACTTTATTCCAACGGTAGGTTCAATTGCCGCTACAATTCCTCCGGTGCTATTAGGCCTAATTCAAATTGATAGTAGTGGCTCTTTTGTTTTATTTATTGCCTTACTGATCGCCACCCAGTTCGTTTGGGGAAACATTATTGAGCCTTTATTAATGGGCTCTTCTGTAGCGCTAAATACGGTCACAGTTATTCTAGGGCTAGTTATATGGGGCTATATCTGGGGGATTTCAGGGATGCTCCTATCTGTACCACTCATTGTAATGGCTCGCGTGATTCTTGCACAAATTCCAGATGCAGACCTGTTGGTGAAACTCATGGGCAGAAGTAAACTTAAAGAAGCAGAGTAA
- a CDS encoding patatin-like phospholipase family protein — protein MKVGIALSGGGARGIAHLGVLKALEELGITVDYIAGTSAGSIVGAFYANGFAPAEIMKIVSKTNLFQIVWPAFSWKGIFSMSRSEDVFRRHFKKDDFSATKIPLKIVATNLNTGRPQVFESGELVKPMMASCCIPFVFDPIKIDGDLYVDGGIVNNLPVESIRSACDVVIGVNASPVLKEEKLGGTKKMIERISMVSLSANVAKSASMCDLLIEPKGLRAFGTFDIKMGQEIFDLGYEATHYIFENQKDEAVIQQLLSTEVK, from the coding sequence ATGAAAGTTGGTATAGCGTTATCCGGAGGTGGGGCACGAGGAATTGCCCATTTAGGCGTATTGAAAGCCTTAGAAGAGCTCGGTATTACTGTAGACTATATAGCTGGCACAAGTGCTGGTTCAATAGTAGGCGCATTCTACGCCAATGGATTCGCACCAGCTGAGATTATGAAAATAGTTTCTAAGACTAACCTCTTTCAGATCGTTTGGCCTGCCTTTAGTTGGAAAGGAATCTTCAGCATGAGTCGGAGTGAGGATGTCTTCAGAAGGCACTTTAAAAAAGATGACTTTTCGGCCACTAAAATCCCTTTGAAAATTGTAGCGACTAACTTAAATACAGGACGACCTCAGGTATTTGAGAGCGGAGAACTCGTAAAACCAATGATGGCCTCGTGCTGTATTCCTTTCGTTTTTGACCCAATTAAAATTGATGGCGATTTGTACGTAGATGGCGGAATAGTGAATAACCTTCCCGTAGAATCTATTAGATCGGCGTGCGATGTAGTCATTGGGGTGAATGCGTCTCCTGTTTTAAAAGAAGAGAAACTAGGCGGTACCAAAAAAATGATTGAGAGAATTTCCATGGTGAGTCTTAGTGCTAATGTGGCAAAAAGTGCCTCTATGTGTGATTTATTAATCGAACCCAAAGGCTTACGCGCCTTCGGTACCTTTGATATAAAAATGGGCCAAGAGATATTCGATTTAGGCTACGAGGCCACACATTACATATTCGAGAACCAAAAAGATGAGGCCGTCATTCAACAGCTTTTGAGCACTGAGGTGAAATAA
- a CDS encoding FAD:protein FMN transferase — MKYSYEHNAMATQFTLVVANETEEYAINASRQVFDLIDRLEHQLSRFIPDGDIARINRMKENEQMPLDFETWELLKMAIDVTLNTGGAFDIGIAKHMEIFRATKSGILNEFEMTTALEQVQKEKAASSVYIDPDKPMAYCLQPGVQFDLGGIGKGYALDKAKGLLDELGIHNFSISASDSTVLLNNQPEVVSHWDYTIANSKDKMDLELSNVAVSASGTSFQGNHIFDPRTGLNELTSNHKRLWVAAETAVHSDAYATAFFILNEAEMEEIIKSSDKIIWVAYTKDGNLKLLTKNNLS; from the coding sequence ATGAAATACTCCTATGAGCATAATGCCATGGCGACACAATTCACGCTCGTTGTTGCCAATGAAACGGAAGAATACGCCATAAACGCATCAAGGCAAGTTTTTGACTTGATTGACCGCTTAGAGCATCAATTGAGCCGTTTTATTCCTGACGGTGATATCGCGCGAATTAACCGCATGAAAGAAAACGAGCAAATGCCGCTCGACTTTGAGACCTGGGAGCTATTAAAAATGGCCATTGACGTGACGCTTAATACCGGTGGTGCTTTTGATATTGGCATCGCCAAACACATGGAAATCTTTAGAGCTACTAAGTCAGGTATTTTAAATGAGTTTGAAATGACGACCGCTTTAGAACAGGTTCAGAAAGAAAAAGCAGCGTCAAGCGTTTATATCGATCCTGATAAACCGATGGCTTATTGCCTGCAACCTGGCGTCCAATTCGATTTAGGTGGTATTGGAAAAGGTTATGCCCTAGACAAAGCGAAAGGGCTTTTGGACGAACTAGGTATCCATAACTTTTCTATTAGTGCAAGTGACAGTACAGTACTTCTCAATAATCAACCTGAGGTAGTATCGCACTGGGACTATACGATCGCCAATTCTAAAGACAAAATGGACCTTGAACTGAGTAATGTGGCAGTTAGCGCATCAGGAACTTCTTTTCAAGGCAACCATATATTCGACCCAAGAACAGGTTTAAATGAATTGACATCTAATCATAAACGGCTGTGGGTAGCTGCCGAAACTGCTGTACACTCAGATGCTTATGCAACCGCTTTTTTCATCCTAAATGAGGCTGAAATGGAAGAAATCATAAAGTCAAGTGATAAAATTATCTGGGTGGCTTATACAAAGGATGGAAACCTAAAATTGCTTACAAAAAATAATTTATCTTAG
- a CDS encoding MBL fold metallo-hydrolase produces the protein MNLHIINTGNFKLDGGAMFGVVPKSLWERTNPADERNMCTWTMRCLLIEDGNRLILIDNGIGNKQDAKFFSHYYLHGNDSLDASLNAAGFDKSDVTDMFLTHLHFDHCGGGVDYSGDNRDSLALHFPNAKYWSNEDHWKWATEPNAREKASFLKENILPIQESGHLEFIDFKKPSPFAQFDIHTVDGHTDKQMLPKIKYKGKTIVFMADLLPSVGHIPLPYVMGYDTRPLITLKEKGEFLEEAADNEYILFLEHDAVNECCTVKRTEKGVRLDRTFPLSEIL, from the coding sequence ATGAATCTGCACATTATAAATACAGGAAATTTCAAATTGGATGGCGGCGCCATGTTTGGTGTGGTGCCAAAATCGCTATGGGAGAGAACAAATCCTGCCGATGAACGAAATATGTGCACATGGACCATGCGTTGTCTTTTAATTGAAGATGGTAATCGGCTTATTTTGATCGATAATGGTATTGGTAATAAACAGGATGCCAAGTTTTTTAGTCATTATTATCTTCATGGTAACGACTCCCTTGATGCTTCTTTAAACGCGGCTGGTTTCGATAAGTCCGATGTGACGGATATGTTTTTGACACACCTTCATTTCGATCATTGTGGCGGTGGAGTTGATTATTCTGGAGATAATCGAGATAGCTTAGCACTACATTTTCCAAATGCAAAGTATTGGTCGAATGAAGACCATTGGAAATGGGCTACGGAGCCAAATGCTCGTGAAAAGGCCTCTTTCCTAAAAGAAAACATACTGCCGATTCAAGAAAGTGGTCATTTAGAATTTATTGACTTTAAAAAGCCCTCTCCATTCGCACAATTCGATATACATACCGTAGATGGTCATACTGATAAGCAAATGCTACCCAAAATTAAGTATAAGGGGAAAACGATAGTTTTTATGGCTGACTTGCTTCCTTCTGTTGGACATATTCCTTTGCCATATGTAATGGGGTATGATACTAGGCCACTGATTACACTAAAAGAGAAGGGCGAGTTTTTAGAGGAAGCCGCCGATAATGAATACATTCTTTTTCTCGAACATGATGCGGTCAACGAATGTTGTACTGTAAAAAGGACGGAGAAAGGAGTAAGGTTAGACAGAACCTTTCCTTTGAGCGAAATACTTTGA
- a CDS encoding acetyl-CoA carboxylase carboxyltransferase subunit alpha: MKQLAESSQVDVSKAVKALEAKIQKLKVDTYKNLTRWQRVQLSRHEERPYTLDYIYNMTDDFVEIHGDRTVKDDKAMVGGFGTLNGQSVMFVGQQKGRNTKQRQMRNFGMANPEGYRKALRLFKMAEKFGRPIVTLIDTPGAYPGLEAEERGQGEAIARNIKEMFMLKVPVICIIIGEGASGGALGIAIGDRVLMMENTWYSVISPESCSSILWRSWDYKEQAAEALKLTATDMESFGLIDGIIEEPLGGAHRDPNWMYQTLKDRILAEINTLSAMSPAERINARIDKFSDMGEVVE; encoded by the coding sequence ATGAAGCAACTCGCCGAAAGCAGTCAAGTTGATGTTTCAAAAGCTGTAAAGGCACTTGAGGCAAAGATTCAAAAGCTCAAAGTTGATACTTATAAGAACCTTACCCGTTGGCAGCGAGTGCAGTTGTCAAGACACGAGGAAAGACCCTACACACTCGATTACATCTACAACATGACAGACGACTTTGTCGAAATTCACGGTGATAGAACAGTGAAAGATGACAAAGCAATGGTTGGAGGATTTGGTACACTAAATGGCCAATCGGTGATGTTCGTGGGCCAGCAGAAAGGTAGAAATACCAAGCAGCGCCAAATGAGAAACTTTGGAATGGCCAACCCTGAGGGCTACAGAAAAGCTTTGAGACTCTTCAAAATGGCTGAGAAATTTGGCAGGCCGATCGTTACTTTAATTGACACTCCAGGTGCTTATCCGGGCCTAGAAGCCGAGGAAAGAGGGCAGGGCGAGGCGATTGCTAGAAACATCAAAGAGATGTTTATGCTTAAAGTTCCTGTTATCTGCATCATTATCGGTGAAGGTGCTTCGGGTGGTGCGTTAGGCATTGCCATTGGAGACAGAGTGCTTATGATGGAGAATACTTGGTATTCCGTAATATCGCCAGAGTCATGCTCATCCATTCTATGGAGAAGTTGGGATTATAAAGAACAAGCTGCAGAGGCATTGAAGCTAACTGCAACTGATATGGAAAGTTTCGGGCTAATTGATGGTATCATCGAAGAACCACTAGGCGGCGCTCATCGCGACCCGAATTGGATGTATCAAACTCTAAAAGATAGAATTTTGGCAGAAATAAATACACTTTCAGCCATGTCTCCTGCAGAACGTATCAATGCTAGAATTGATAAATTCTCTGATATGGGAGAAGTAGTAGAATAA